A genomic segment from Colletotrichum higginsianum IMI 349063 chromosome 5, whole genome shotgun sequence encodes:
- a CDS encoding ATP synthase subunit D: protein MSGAPDREAVFPTRQSLGIMKAKLKGAETGHSLLKRKSEALTKYVLREAWNRICDSEVRSPDLSPKNDADEGIALQKR, encoded by the exons ATGTCTGGTGCTCCT GACCGAGAGGCCGTGTTTCCCACGCGCCAGTCGCTGGGAATCATGAAGGCGAAGCTCAAGGGTGCTGAAACCGGCCACAGTCTGCTCAAGCGAAAGAGCGAGGCCCTGACCAAGTATGTTCTCAGAGAGGCTTGGAACCGCATAT GCGATTCCGAGGTTCGAAGTCCCGATCTCTCCCCGAAAAACGATGCTGACGAAGGAATCGCTCTTCAAAAGAGATAA
- a CDS encoding ATP synthase subunit D: protein MGRVMQIASFSLAEVTYAVGGDIGYQIQESARSARFRVRTKQENVSGVLLPAFESYVTEGNNDFGLTGLGKGGQQVQRCRETYARAVEALVELASLQTAFVILDEVIKVVNRRENTIKCMKLPKNHSHDNWRYINSELDELDREEFYRLKKVANKKQRDTAATDAEIKAKKAANAAEERGDAPGPNDLLAAEEDNDVIF, encoded by the exons ATGGGACGTGTAATGCAAATTGCCTCCTTTTCCTTGGCCGAAGTTACGTATGCCGTAGGCGGTGATATCGGCTATCAGATACAGGAGTCGGCGCGATCAGCTCGGTTCCGGGTGCGCACCAAGCAGGAAAATGTTTCGGGTGTTCTGCTCCCTGCCTTCGAGAGCTACGTGACTGAAGGAAACAACGACTTCGGCCTGACCGGACTGGGCAAAGGTGGTCAGCAGGTCCAGCGCTGCCGCGAGACATATGCCCGTGCTGTGGAGGCCTTAGTCGAGCTTGCGAGTCTTCAG ACTGCGTTTGTTATTTTGGATGAAGTCATCAAGGTTGTTAATCGACGTG AGAATACCATCAAGTGTATGAAACTCCCCAAGAATCACTCGCATGACAACTGGAGAT ACATCAACTCGGAATTGGATGAACTGGACCGAGAAGAGTTCTACAGACTGAAAAAG GTAGCGAACAAGAAACAGAGAGATACCGCAGCCACAGATGCAGAGATCAAGGCCAAAAAGGCCGCCAATGCAGCAGAGGAGAGGGGTGATGCGCCCGGGCCAAACGACCTTCTCGCGGCAGAGGAAGATAACGATGTTATTTTCTGA
- a CDS encoding RNA recognition domain-containing protein: MASGLPIATVYVRNLEERVKVDLLKGALLQIFSEYGNVIEIVAKTNLKAKGQAFVVFADPEAARKAIEEVQGFELFEKPMQLALARTRSDATVKTAGDDEEFELHKRRRLAEKDKKKAYEAAEEQKRLKRPGPSGAVAQDNRPVKAARGTGLKSTNPSTTAVIPDEYLPPNKILFVQNLPEDYDVDAVTSIFGRFEGFREVRLVPGRRGIAFVEYEGEQGAITAKENTAGMVLGDSHTIKVTYQRQ; this comes from the exons ATGGCTTCCGGTCTCCCCATCGCCAC GGTATACGTGCGAAACCTTGAGGAGCGCGTCAAAGTCGACCTGTTGAAGGGCGCGCTGCTCCAGATCTTCTCTGAGTACGGCAATGTCATCGAGATCGTTGCCAAGACGAATCTGAAGGCCAAAGGACAAGCTTTCGTTGTCTTTGCTGACCCTGAAGCCGCGCGTAAAGCCATCGAGGAGGTTCAAGGCTTTGAGTTGTTTGAGAAGCCTAtgcagctcgccctcgcACGCACAAGAAGCGATGCAACCGTCAAGACGGctggcgatgatgaagagTTTGAGCTGCATAAGCGTCGTCGTCTAGCTGAAAAAG ACAAAAAGAAGGCATACGAGGCTGCTGAAGAGCAAAAGCGCCTCAAAAGGCCCGGCCCAAGCGGCGCTGTTGCACAGGACAACCGTCCTGTCAAGGCCGCTCGCGGCACTGGCCTCAAGTCCACGAATCCCTCTACGACGGCTGTCATCCCCGACGAGTATCTACCCCCGAACAAGATTCTATTCGTGCAAAATTTGCCTGAGGATtacgatgtcgacgccgtcacaAGCATATTTGGTCGTTTCGAGGGATTCCGCGAGGTCAGATTGGTACCAGGCCGCCGCGGTATCGCTTTCGTTGAGTACGAGGGCGAACAGGGGGCCATCACGGCAAAGGAAAACACTGCGGGCATGGTCCTCGGAGACTCGCATACTATCAAGGTCACATACCAGCGGCAATAG
- a CDS encoding Sec7 domain-containing protein, with amino-acid sequence MSRDVDDLLHAETASTVGARSSVDLRRTGGTHTVAPRMQYRSRPVSVAVDPVSLVMSECISITSAIQKHARSPHSSVSAILGGSPNPINLGSPNPSPRGTSKTSGAGLGTDGAQDIGSANRWGLRGKKGRSIQDNPLMAGFGKLRHELASVRDIRSFDALSLLNPFLQIIQTKGTAAPITILTLGALRKFLAYGFISPTSPRFALAMQSLSAAVTRCQFDGSDAGQVEVVLLMILHLMEDMMSGPGGDILSDESVCDMMGRGLAICSQPRFSPVLRRTAEASMVRMCQIIFEDVKHLEVEAGDESDALDKQTSADMDSVKMDPVTNTAPGLQVTGSEQDVRLSTSSSTPLEPNSRSQVDSDSGDSKIDIGTTVETEGEADADGAESADSLDLRPYSLPSVRELFRVLVNFLDPNDRQHTDTMRVMALRIIHVALEVSGPSIARHPALAAIAEDRLCCYLFQLVRSDNMAILQESLIVAGTLLATCRGVLKLQQELFLSYLVACLHPSVEIPREPGIDPSLYAGIPQSPKLVKPPPSQTSSGRSTPVPVKDRQKLGLEGGARKPDARQAMVEHIGVLSRMPTFMAELFINYDCDADRADLCEDMIGLLSRNALPDSATWSTTSVPPLCLDALLRYIQFIAERLDDAPVIDCYPDATELREQRRKKKIIIKGTSKFNENPKGGLAYLEAQGIVADVKDPIAIAKFLKGTSRVSKKVLGEYLSKKGSEGVLEAYMNQFDFSEKRVDEALRGLLETFRLPGESALIERIVTCFADKYCSKAKPTEVANADAVFVLTYAIIMLNTDQHNPNLKGQKRMTVEDFARNLRGVNDGKDFAPEYLQEIFDNIRTNEIILPDEHDNKHAFDYAWRELLVKSESVRPLVLCETNIYDADMFASTWRPIVSTLSYVFMSATDDAVFARIVTGFDECARIAAKYKNTEALDQIIYSLSHMTTLATEMPFNTGLNTEVQAGDSSVMVSELAVKLGRDFRAQLATLVLFRVVTGNEELIQHGWKHITRMWLNLFVNSLVPPFFSAESAVLDITPIPLQTPSQVIDRAAKAVDTGFFSAFTSYISSYAADDPPEPSDEELESTLCTVDCVNSCHMGNVFANISKLSPQDLKPLVDALLDALPEDHSPTVIVVKSENVPAASMNGQNPMQTSVVYDPAMAYILEFSTVLALRDQDTVQIIGKRVIEALQAVLRDAGNYHYIIVSRATFYLLKLLQVSYVHDYINVPVLLHTISSFAKEVLAKTSVLMLRGLRLCIDEPSPLRNEIMTSPDFWAIMRALAGRQESAPLVFDILELGCGGAPPAIIADNYEAAISLLGEFASGAGRAVLVERKLETQQRKVHEGTREKTNSVNEAITRGSKAVNSIYNMTARIPFLMKQSHLESNEAWSAYWLPIFQALTTQCTNPCRDVRLQAFTSLQRSLLSPDLTCSDHKEWTAIFGEVLFPLIHKLLKPEVFSSDRDGMSEMRVQAASLLCKVFLQYLVLLSKWDGMLDLWVKIIDIMDRLMNSGQGDSLEEAVRENLKNVVLFMASSGFLVSPTKDASKENLWNETWKRIDRFLPDLKSDLVLEEPRSEEEQAPTEEANV; translated from the exons ATGAGTCGAGATGTCGATGACCTACTACACGCCGAAACGGCCTCTACCGTCGGCGCCCGTTCCAGCGTAGACCTACGCCGCACTGGGGGCACACACACGGTTGCGCCGAGAATGCAATATCGAAGTCGCCCTGTCTCGGTTGCTGTAGACCCAGTGTCTCTGGTCATGTCCGAATGTATATCAATCACGTCCGCGATTCAGAAGCATGCGCGGTCTCCCCATTCTTCCGTGTCGGCCATCTTGGGTGGGAGCCCAAACCCCATTAACCTGGGGTCCCCGAATCCTTCACCAAGGGGCACTTCCAAGACGTCGGGGGCTGGACTAGGGACAGACGGTGCCCAGGACATTGGTTCCGCCAACAGATGGGGTTTGCGTGGGAAGAAGGGCCGCAGCATACAGGACAATCCGTTAATGGCCGGCTTCGGGAAGCTTCGCCATGAGCTGGCTAGCGTTAGAG ATATCCGCTCGTTCGATGCCCTGTCTCTCCTGAATCCGTTCTTGCAGATAATTCAGACCAAAGGCACTGCTGCGCCTATAACGATTCTCACGCTGGGGGCTTTACGCAAGTTTCTGGCCTACGGCTTCATTAGTCCCACCTCTCCACGATTCGCTCTCGCAATGCAGTCTCTGTCTGCAGCAGTCACTCGCTGCCAGTTCGATGGAAGTGACGCCGGTCAGGTGGAAGTCGTTCTGCTAATGATTCTCCACCTGATGGAAGACATGATGTCGGGCCCCGGAGGCGATATTTTGAGTGACGAGAGCGTCTGCGACATGATGGGCAGGGGGCTAGCGATCTGTTCGCAGCCTCGATTTTCGCCTGTTCTGCGTCGAACTGCCGAAGCATCAATGGTCCGCATGTGCCAGATTATCTTTGAAGACGTCAAACATCTCGAAGTTGAGGCTGGGGATGAGTCAGACGCTCTTGACAAGCAGACAAGTGCCGACATGGACAGCGTCAAGATGGACCCAGTCACCAACACCGCACCAGGCTTACAAGTAACGGGTTCTGAGCAAGACGTCCGCTTATCCACGTCAAGCTCGACGCCTTTGGAGCCAAACTCCCGTTCTCAAGTAGACTCCGATTCCGGAGACAGCAAGATCGACATTGGAACAACCGTCGAGACTGAAGGTGAAGCGGACGCCGACGGTGCAGAGAGCGCTGATTCCTTGGACCTTCGTCCTTACTCCCTACCCTCCGTACGGGAGCTATTCCGGGTGTTGGTCAATTTTTTGGACCCCAACGACCGCCAGCATACGGACACGATGAGGGTTATGGCACTACGCATTATTCATGTGGCCCTCGAGGTCTCTGGACCCTCCATTGCGCGGCACCCAGCTTTGGCCGCCATCGCTGAAGACAGGCTCTGTTGCTATCTTTTCCAGCTCGTCAGGTCCGATAACATGGCCATTCTGCAAGAGTccctcatcgtcgccggaACACTACTGGCCACATGTCGTGGTGTGCTCAAGTTGCAGCAAGAACTATTTCTCTCCTATCTCGTCGCATGCCTTCACCCGTCGGTGGAGATACCTCGAGAGCCCGGCATCGACCCGTCACTGTACGCTGGTATCCCCCAGTCTCCGAAGCTCGTCAAGCCCCCACCGTCGCAAACGAGCAGTGGGCGCTCAACGCCAGTGCCGGTCAAAGACCGCCAGAAGCTTGGTCTTGAGGGCGGCGCAAGGAAGCCTGACGCAAGACAAGCAATGGTCGAACATATTGGCGTGCtgtcgaggatgccgacTTTCATGGCCGAGCTCTTCATCAATTATGATTGCGACGCTGATCGAGCGGATCTATGCGAAGACATGATCGGTCTTCTCTCTCGTAATGCTCTGCCGGATTCTGCAACCTGGAGCACGACGAGTGTGCCGCCACTGTGCTTGGACGCGCTGCTACGATACATCCAATTCATAGCTGAAAGGCTGGATGATGCGCCTGTTATTGATTGCTATCCTGACGCTACGGAACTGCGGGAGCAGAGacgcaagaagaagatcatcATCAAGGGGACCAGCAAGTTCAACGAGAACCCCAAAGGTGGACTCGCGTATCTCGAGGCTCAAGGCATCGTCGCAGATGTCAAGGATCCAATTGCCATTGCCAAGTTCCTGAAGGGGACTTCCCGAGTGTCCAAAAAAGTTCTCGGCGAGTACCTTTCCAAGAAGGGCAGCGAGGGTGTACTGGAAGCGTACATGAACCAGTTCGATTTCTCTGAGAAACGCGTGGACGAGGCGCTCAGGGGGCTTTTGGAGACATTCAGACTGCCAGGCGAGTCTGCCTTGATCGAGAGAATCGTCACTTGTTTCGCGGACAAGTATTGTTCCAAAGCGAAGCCGACAGAGGTTGCCAATGCTGATGCCGTTTTTGTTCTGACGTACGCCATCATCATGTTGAATACTGACCAGCACAACCCTAACCTCAAGGGCCAGAAGCGCATGACTGTGGAAGATTTCGCGCGAAACTTGAGGGGGGTGAACGACGGCAAGGACTTTGCGCCCGAATATCTCCAAGAAATCTTTGACAATATCAGGACCAACGAGATAATTCTGCCCGACGAGCACGACAACAAACATGCATTTGACTATGCTTGGCGCGAGCTGCTAGTCAAATCGGAATCGGTGCGGCCGTTGGTTCTCTGCGAGACGAATATTTACGATGCCGACATGTTCGCTTCCACCTGGCGGCCCATTGTGTCCACGCTATCCTACGTCTTCATGTCCGCCACCGATGACGCAGTCTTTGCCAGAATTGTCACTGGATTCGATGAATGCGCTCGGATAGCAGCCAAGTACAAAAATACTGAGGCTCTAGACCAGATCATTTACTCTCTTAGTCACATGACGACACTGGCTACCGAGATGCCTTTCAACACAGGCTTGAACACCGAGGTTCAGGCTGGCGACAGCAGTGTCATGGTTAGCGAGTTGGCAGTCAAACTGGGAAGAGACTTTAGGGCACAGCTAGCGACTCTGGTTCTCTTCCGAGTCGTTACTGGTAACGAGGAATTGATCCAACACGGCTGGAAACAC ATCACTCGGATGTGGCTTAATCTCTTCGTTAATTCTTTGGTTCCCCCTTTTTTCTCCGCAGAATCTGCAGTCTTGGACATCACCCCGATTCCGCTGCAGACCCCATCCCAAGTCATTGATCGAGCGGCAAAGGCGGTGGACACGGGCTTTTTTTCTGCGTTCACCAGTTACATTTCCAGCTACGCGGCAGATGATCCACCAGAGCCCTCCGACGAGGAGTTGGAGAGCACTCTGTGCACCGTCGACTGTGTAAACTCTTGCCATATGGGCAACGTTTTCGCCAACATATC CAAACTTTCACCTCAGGACTTGAAACCGTTGGTTGATGCACTGCTCGATGCGCTGCCTGAAGATCATAGCCCCACAGTCATAGTAGTGAAGTCGGAGAACGTACCAGCGGCGTCCATGAACGGACAGAACCCAATGCAGACAAGCGTTGTGTATGACCCTGCCATGGCCTACATACTCGAATTCAGCACTGTGCTCGCTCTTCGAGATCAAGACACCGTTCAGATTATCGGCAAGAGGGTCATAGAAGCACTGCAAGCGGTGCTGCGGGATGCTGGTAATTACCACTACATCATTGTCTCCAGGGCTACCTTCTACCTCCTCAAACTCTTACAGGTCAGCTAC GTACATGACTACATCAACGTCCCGGTTCTGCTACACACAATATCGAGCTTTGCGAAAGAAGTTCTGGCAAAGACTTCCGTCTTGATGCTCCGGGGGTTGAGGCTGTGCATCGACGAGCCCAGCCCTCTACGCAATGAAATCATGACTTCTCCAGACTTCTGGGCCATCATGCGAGCGTTGGCAGGGCGCCAGGAGTCAGCGCCACTTGTGTTTGACATCCTTGAGTTGGGTTGCGGAGGTGCACCGCCAGCGATCATTGCAGACAATTACGAAGCGGCGATTTCTTTACTTGGTGAATTTGCGTCTGGAGCTGGGCGGGCTGTGCTCGTGGAACGCAAGCTCGAAACACAGCAGCGCAAGGTACACGAAGGAACTCGCGAGAAAACAAA CAGTGTCAACGAAGCTATTACACGTGGGTCCAAGGCGGTCAACAGCATCTACAACATGACAGCACGTATCCCCTTCTTGATGAAGCAATCTCATCTAGAAAGCAACGAAG CTTGGTCTGCCTACTGGCTACCTATCTTTCAGGCACTCACAACGCAATGTACAAACCCATGTCGCGACGTACGCCTCCAGGCTTTCACCTCGCTGCAGCGATCACTGCTCTCTCCCGATCTGACTTGCAGCGACCATAAGGAGTGGACAGCCATCTTTGGCGAGGTCTTGTTCCCACTAATCCATAAACTCTTGAAGCCAGAGGTCTTCTCCTCAGACCGGGACGGCATGAGCGAAATGCGGGTTCAAGCCGCATCTTTGCTGTGCAAAGTCTTCCTTCAATACCTGGTGCTGCTCTCAAAATGGGACGGAATGCTGGATCTTTGGGTTAAGATTATCGACATTATGGATCGGTTAATGAATAGTGGCCAGGGCGATAGCCTC GAGGAGGCAGTTAGGGAAAACCTGAAGAATGTAGTTCTTTTCATGGCAAGTAGCGGCTTCCTTGTTTCTCCCACAAAAGATGCGTCGAAGGAGAACCTGTGGAACGAGACGTGGAAACGTATTGATCGTTTCCTTCCGGATTTGAAGAGCGATTTGGTTCTAGAAGAGCCCAGGagcgaagaagagcaagcGCCAACTGAGGAGGCGAATGTATAG